A genomic stretch from Kribbella amoyensis includes:
- a CDS encoding DUF3263 domain-containing protein, whose amino-acid sequence MDSANASSTGPADEAAQPVAAGLSERDSAIIAFERHWWKYAGAKEQAIRDQFQMSATRYYQVLNALIDRPEALAHDPLLVKRLRRLRAARQRARSARRLGIEV is encoded by the coding sequence ATGGACAGCGCCAACGCCAGCTCCACCGGCCCCGCCGACGAGGCAGCCCAGCCGGTCGCGGCCGGGTTGTCCGAGCGGGACTCCGCGATCATCGCCTTCGAGCGGCACTGGTGGAAGTACGCCGGCGCCAAGGAACAGGCGATCCGGGACCAGTTCCAGATGTCCGCCACCCGTTACTACCAGGTGCTGAACGCCCTGATCGACCGGCCCGAGGCCCTCGCGCACGACCCGCTGCTGGTCAAGCGCCTCCGCCGCCTCCGCGCCGCCCGTCAGCGCGCCCGCTCAGCCCGCCGCCTCGGCATCGAGGTCTAG
- a CDS encoding LytR C-terminal domain-containing protein has translation MNRSTDERGQVLSSFVAVLAVVAIVGGLLVLFGTRGDDSAAEPAARTSTPAPTQPPATTPSSTPTDAPTSAPTTEPSTEPTGAPTSVPATEPTSAPTDPATTEPTGVPTQKSTLPPSQRPAVEVYNNTKRKGLAEDVGNRARQAGWTVSGADNWHGKIVGSTVYYPAGMQAEAGQLAQDLGLDRIKEALSNMKKDRLTVILTSDYSG, from the coding sequence ATGAACCGTTCGACGGACGAACGGGGCCAGGTCCTCTCGTCCTTCGTCGCCGTGCTCGCCGTCGTCGCCATCGTCGGCGGATTGCTCGTGCTGTTCGGCACCCGCGGTGACGACAGCGCGGCCGAACCGGCGGCCCGGACGTCCACGCCCGCGCCGACCCAGCCCCCGGCGACTACGCCGTCCAGCACGCCGACGGACGCGCCCACCTCGGCGCCGACCACGGAGCCCAGCACCGAGCCGACCGGCGCCCCGACGTCGGTCCCGGCCACGGAGCCGACCTCGGCACCCACCGACCCGGCGACGACCGAGCCGACCGGCGTACCGACGCAGAAGTCGACGCTGCCGCCGTCGCAGCGGCCCGCGGTCGAGGTGTACAACAACACGAAGCGCAAGGGCCTGGCCGAGGACGTCGGCAACCGCGCCCGGCAGGCCGGCTGGACCGTCTCCGGTGCCGACAACTGGCACGGCAAGATCGTCGGCAGCACGGTGTACTACCCGGCCGGGATGCAGGCCGAGGCCGGGCAGCTGGCCCAGGACCTCGGGCTCGACCGGATCAAGGAAGCCCTGTCCAACATGAAGAAGGACCGGCTGACCGTGATCCTGACCTCGGACTACTCCGGATGA
- the otsB gene encoding trehalose-phosphatase — translation MSTPVLTTPAGRAGWEAMVRDPAGAVISSDFDGTLSPLVEDPAMSRAADGALDAMARLARSVNQVAIVTGRPALVATELSGVTGHPGLGKLVVLGHYGLERWEAATGSVTSDPVPAGVEAARAQLPAVLESAGLPDAFVEDKESSLAVHTRRLPDPEGALETLRSPLTELAESVELRLEPGNLVLELRPPGIDKGVAMRRLVETTGARSVLYAGDDLGDLAAFRALAELRGDGLAAVLVAARSSGATELTEAADIVVDDPAGVVTVLTALADAIAVGG, via the coding sequence ATGAGTACGCCGGTGCTGACCACCCCGGCCGGACGGGCGGGCTGGGAGGCGATGGTCCGCGACCCGGCCGGCGCGGTGATCTCGTCCGACTTCGACGGCACCCTGTCCCCGCTGGTCGAGGACCCGGCGATGTCGCGCGCGGCCGACGGCGCCCTGGACGCGATGGCCCGGCTGGCCCGCTCGGTGAACCAGGTCGCGATCGTCACCGGCCGCCCGGCCCTGGTCGCCACCGAGCTGTCCGGCGTGACCGGTCATCCAGGTCTCGGCAAGCTCGTCGTCCTCGGGCACTACGGGCTGGAGCGCTGGGAAGCGGCCACCGGTTCGGTGACGAGTGACCCGGTCCCGGCCGGGGTCGAGGCGGCCCGCGCGCAACTGCCCGCCGTCCTCGAATCCGCCGGCCTGCCGGACGCGTTCGTCGAGGACAAGGAGAGTTCGCTCGCCGTCCACACCCGGCGGCTCCCGGATCCCGAAGGTGCCCTGGAGACGCTGCGGTCGCCGTTGACCGAGCTGGCCGAGTCGGTGGAATTGCGGCTCGAGCCGGGCAACCTGGTCCTCGAACTGCGGCCGCCCGGCATCGACAAGGGGGTCGCAATGCGCCGGCTGGTCGAGACCACCGGGGCGCGGTCCGTGCTGTACGCGGGTGACGACCTGGGCGACCTGGCCGCGTTCCGGGCGCTGGCGGAGCTTCGCGGTGACGGGCTGGCCGCCGTCCTGGTCGCGGCCCGGTCGTCGGGTGCGACCGAGCTGACCGAGGCGGCCGACATCGTGGTCGACGACCCGGCCGGGGTCGTGACCGTCCTGACCGCGCTCGCGGACGCTATCGCGGTCGGCGGCTGA